The following is a genomic window from Effusibacillus lacus.
GTCGTGTTTTTGAATATGGTAGTTTTTTGTCTTGATAAACTGGGTGTCCCTAATTTCAGAATCAGGATATTTTGCAAGAAAGCCAGATGCAAAATTAAGTAATGGTTGGTTATTTCGGAATTCATATTGATAAAACCACTGCCGCCCCTCAGGAACCCGCTCGCCGGTAAACGGAGGCAACTGCCCTTTTTCCTGCCCCTTGTACAGCCATTCGAACAGGATTCCTGCCTGCTCATAACTCACCTTCTGATCGCCAGAAATACCCGTCACCATCTGCTCAATCATATCTTCATAACTTTGTACAATCTCGACACGGTCCACCTTCTCCCCGGGCGTCCATGTCACTCTTGCCCCGAGGGCTTGTCCGACAAAGCGAAGCGGGACTAGAGTCCGGCCTTCAACCACGACAACAGGCACATCCATCGTCAGGGTGTGATCCTGAACCGAGATGATCTTGCTCCCAACAGGGATGGTCACTATAAGCCCGTCTTTATGAGCCTTGGCGGTTTGTATAGATTCGTCCCACTCCACTGTTGCGCCCAACGCTTCCAGCAGCTTGCGAAAAGGAACATAGGTCCGGTCGTTTACTGCTTGCGGTTGTACGTCGAACGTAACCGGCTGGCCGTTGAGGAGAACTTCAATGGGTTTGACTGTCTCCTCTGCATAAGCCACATCCCTTGGCAAAGCGTCACCCCTGCTAAAACCCAACGGGTAAGCCCCCGCCATGGCGCCCAACAGGATTGCAATCAGCACAAAAACAAACACTTTCTTTACCATCATCTACCCTCCTGATTCTTACTTTCTATAATTATTCCAATTCAGATAATTAGCGTGAATTACAGTCAACATCATGCATTTTTGCATTTACAGCCATATCATAATCCAAATTTTAACCGTATGCAAGCAAAAATTTCCCAAAACTCACACACTTCCCAAAATGCCGTTTTCACAGGCGGTTGTGATATAATCGACGGGGGTACTAAGGAAGGAGAATCGTTTTCGTGCTTACGAACAGGTTTCAGTCGGTGAACATTTTCAAATTTCCTTCACTGATCATTGACAAGTTGAAGTTGTGGAGTCTTGTTGCGCTTGCTTTCTTTCCGCTGGTCGACTTTCTTCTGCGGAAGATCCCCTTTGTCGGGTCGATTGTCGGCTCCGTCTGGGACGAGCTGATTGTCGTGGCCCTCGCCACGCTGGCCTTTGGCCGTTTCCTCATGGGAGCGCGCTTTGAGCAGCTTCCCTACCACCAGATGCTGAAAGCGTTCATCCTGCTTGGGATCGCTTACCTGGCCGTCTCGCTCAACTCTTTTGGGGTGGATTCCGAAGGATTCCGGGCGATCTATTGGTATACCTTCCTGGCCTTTATTCTTCCTTATCATGTGGACAGGGATTTGGCCGCCAAGCTGATCCGGTACGTTTTGTACGCGGGCCTGATCATCGGCTTGCACGGTGTCTATCAATATGTTACGAAAGCTCCGATGCCCCCCGGCTGGGTGGATGCGGGCGAAACGGTTCGCACCCGTGTGTATTCCGTATTCGGCAGCCCCAACATTATGGGCACTTACATGATTATCATCTTCCCGATCGCGGCGGGCATGGCCTGGGCGT
Proteins encoded in this region:
- a CDS encoding copper amine oxidase N-terminal domain-containing protein, with translation MVKKVFVFVLIAILLGAMAGAYPLGFSRGDALPRDVAYAEETVKPIEVLLNGQPVTFDVQPQAVNDRTYVPFRKLLEALGATVEWDESIQTAKAHKDGLIVTIPVGSKIISVQDHTLTMDVPVVVVEGRTLVPLRFVGQALGARVTWTPGEKVDRVEIVQSYEDMIEQMVTGISGDQKVSYEQAGILFEWLYKGQEKGQLPPFTGERVPEGRQWFYQYEFRNNQPLLNFASGFLAKYPDSEIRDTQFIKTKNYHIQKHDWFGGGKVHFFGYAVWDTSIAPDKYSYKYEGVEKAHYLPPY